Genomic DNA from Chloroflexia bacterium SDU3-3:
CCGCCGAGCAGGGCTAGCGCCGCCGCCAGCACCCCAGCGACGCCCCGCAGGCAGGCTAGCGCCAGCGAAAAACCTGCTACAATCGGGCGCTGCTATCCAAACGCCGGGGGCAGCCAGCGGCGCGCACAGGAGCGGCGCGGAAACGCGCCCGCCAGGCCACCGCACGCGCGCCGCTGCGGCCCTCGGCCAATCACACACATAGGTAGGACATGACGATCTCTCTTATCGTACACGGTGGGGCGTGGGAGATACCCGATGCCGAGGTGGCCGAGCACCGCGAGGGGGTCGAGCGCGGCATCGCGGCGGGCTGGGCCGTGCTTGAGGCGGGCGGCAGCGCGCTGGACGCCGTAGAGGCGGCGGTGCGCGTGCTGGAGGACGCGCCGATCTTCGACGCGGGCACCGGATCGGTGCTGAACAGTGACGGCAACATCGAGATGGACGCCGCGATCATGGATGGGCAGACCCTGCGCTCCGGCGGGGTGGCCGCGATCTCGCGGATCAAGAACCCGATCTCGCTGGCCCGCCACGTGCTCGACAGCGACGTGGTGCTGCTGGTGGGCCAGGGGGCCGAGCGCTTCGCCGAGGGCGTGGGCATACCTCGCTGCCAGGCCGAGGAGCTGATCGTCGAGCGCGAGCGCATCCGCTGGGCCAAGATCAAGGCCAGCGGCGCGCGCACCCAGGATGCCTTCATGGGCCAGCCCCACGATACGGTGGGCGCGGTGGCCCTCGACCAGCACGGCAATATCGCCGCGGCCACGTCCACCGGCGGCACGCCCAACAAGATGCCTGGCCGCGTGGGCGACTCGCCCCTGATCGGCGCGGGGCTGTACGCCGACAACCAGACCGGCGGCGGCTCGTCCACCGGCTGGGGCGAGTCGATCATCAAGGTGCTGCTGGCCAAGACCGCCACCGACGCCATCGATCGGTTTGGCGACCCGATGATCGCGGCGCGGCACGCCGTGGATCTGCTGCACCGCCGTGTGGGCGGCTATGGCGGCATCATTCTGCTGGGCAGCGATGGGACGCCGGGCCTGGCCTTCAATACGCCGCGCATGGCCTACGGCTACCGGGTGCAGGGCGGCGAGACTGTGGTGGGCATAGACCCCGTGGTATAATGCCAGCGGCAAACGGCGGGCTGCACGCCAGAGGCGGCGTGTCCAGACGCCGTGATGCGAGAGAACTAAGGAGAATATCCTGTGGCAAAACAACAGTGGAGCCAGCCGCCGGCGATCGAGATCGACCCGGCGAAAACCTACCGCGCGACCATCGCCACCACCCGTGGCAATATTGTGCTTGACCTCTACCCCGAGCACGCCCCGAAGACGGTCAACAACTTTGTGTTCCTGGCCAAGCAGGGCTTCTACGACGGCCTGAAGTTCCACCGCGTGATCAGCAATTTCATGATCCAGGGCGGCGACCCGACGGGCACCGGCACCGGTGGCCCCGGCTACAAGTTCGAGGATGAGACCCGCAACAACCCGCTCAAGCACGAGACGGGCGTGATCTCGATGGCCAACGCGGGCGCCAACACCAACGGCAGCCAGTTCTTCATCACCCACTCGCCCCAGCCGCACCTGAATGGCAAGCACACTGTGTTTGGCAAGGTGATCCAAGGCCAGGAGGTGGTCGACAGCATCCGCCAGAACGACGTGATGAACACCGTCACCATCGTCGAGCTGTAGCGCAGCATACCAGCGGGCGGGCCAGGGGTTCCTGGCCCGCCCGTTTGCTTTGCCCGCGCGCCGCGCTACTTCTCCAGCGTGCGCATGTAGGCGATCAGCGCGCGCAGCTCCTCATCGGTGATCGGCACACCCACCATAGTGCCGATCTGGAAGCTGCCGCCCTGGCGGATGAACGCGCCCAGCGCCTCGTCGGTGATCGGCTCGCCATTCGGCAGCTTGCCGCCGTAGTCTACGCCGCTGGGCAGCACCGGCCCGCCCGGCTGGTACAGCCCGGCCAGCCCCGGCCCGATGCCCGATGCGGTGGTGGTGGCGTGGCACGACATGCAGCGCACGCGGTAGATCGACTCGCCCCGGTCCACCAGGGGGTCGCCAGAGCCGCCGCCCTTCGGCGGCACCAGCAGCAGCATCGCCACTACCCCAGCCACAGCCAGCAGCCCCACCCCGATCAGAAGAATCACCAGCGGTCGCCTCGCAGCAGGCATCAGAAACCTCGCTCGTTTTCAGAAATGGCACCATCGCACGCCGCCCGCGCCCGCCGAGGCTCGCCCGCGCACCCAAGGCAGATCGCACAGCGACCCTAGCATACCATCCCGTGGCAGCCACGCGCCGAAAAACATGGTTAGCATCTGATAACAGCGGGCGGCGGGGCAGCCGCGCAGGCCACACCCGCCGCAGGCGAGGCCGGGGCTAGGGGCGCAGCGGCTCGATAAACACCGCGCGGATCTTCGCGGCGATCTGGGCCTGGCTCTGGCCTAGGTCGAAGCGCTGGAGCGCGAAGAAGGTAGGGGTGAGCGTGGCGATGATCGCGTGGGCGGTGAAGTCGGCATCCAGGCGGCGCAGCGCGCCCTGCTGGGCGGCCTGGCGCAGCAGCCCGGCGAGATGCGCGTGCATCTGCTGGTAGAGCGGGGTGTGGCAAAAATCAGGTCGATTGGGCTTGCATGCCTCGTGCTGCATCACCGCCAGCATGGGGATGTGCGAATCGGTCATGGCGATCAGATCGGCCAGCAGCCGATCGATCTTGTCGAGCACCGAGACATCGGGCGAGGATAGGGCGCGCAGGGCATCCAGGCGGGCAAGGAAGCAGTCGATGTCGCTGGCCAGCAGCGCCTCGCACAGCAGGCCCTTGTGGGCGAAGCGGCGGTAGAGCGTGCCCTGGCCCACCTTGGCGGCGCGGGCGATCTCGTGCATGGTGGTGTGCTCGACGCCCTGCTGGGCGAAGAGCGCGCGGGCGGCGGCCAGGATCTGAAGGCGGTTCTCGGCGGCGTCGCAGCGCTCGCGGCGCTCGGGGGCGTACACGTCGTTGTGCTCAATCATGGCAGGCTCGTTTTCAGCGTCGATCATAGGCAGAGCAAGGGTAGCGCGATCTCGTACGAAAGAACGATGCCGCGCAGCTTGACAAGCGGACAGGTGTCCATTATATTCAAGGAAGTGGACATATGTCCATTTCACTATCTTACCCGCAAATTGTACTATGTCAACGGGAGCATTCCTCGCATGAATCAACCTGAGCTAAGCATGCGTGCCAAAATTCTTGGCATGGCAGGGCTGGCGCTGGTGCTCTTTCTGGTCTCGCTCGACCAGACTGTGGTGGGCACTGCCATGCCGCGCATCATCGCCGATCTGAACGGCTTCGAGCTTTACGCATGGGTCACCACGGCCTACCTGCTCACCGAGACAGCGGTCATCCCGATCGTGGGTAAGCTGGGCGACATCTACGGGCGCAAGTGGATCACGATCGCGGGTGTGGCCGGGTTCCTGATCTCCAGCGCGCTGTGCGGCATGGCCAGCTCGATGGAGTGGCTGGTGGTCTGCCGTGGCATCCAGGGCATCAGCGGCGGCGCGATCTTCGGCACGGTGTTCACGCTCACCGCCGACATCTTCCCGAACCTAAAGGACCGGGCACGCTACCAGGGCATCCTATTCGCGGTCTTCTCGCTCTCCAGCGTGGTGGGGCCGGTGGTTGGCGGCTGGCTGACCGACGCGCTGAACTGGCGCTGGGTGTTCTACATCAACCTGCCGCTGGGCATCCTGGCCATGTTCGTGCTGCCGATCGTGCTGCCGCAAAGCCATCGCCAGCCCAACGCCAAGATCGACTACTGGGGCGCGCTGACAATCACCGTGGCGGTGGTGGCGCTGCTGACCGCGCTGGAGACGGCGGGCGCAGGCGAGAGCTGGGGATCGCCACTGGTGCTGGGCGGCCTGATCGTGGCTCTGGCGGCCTTCGCGATCTTTGTGCCGATCGAGCGCCGCGCCGCCGAGCCGATCATTCCCTTCGACCTGTTCCGCAACCGCACCATCACCTCATCGACGATCGTACAGTTTATGATGGGCATCGTGATGTTCGGGGTGGCGCTCTATGCGCCGCTGTTTGTGCAGGGCATCATGGGGCTGTCGGCAAGCGCCTCCGGCATGGTGATGATGCCCATGGCGATCACAATGCCGATCAGCGGTATCATCACCGGCCAGCTGGTGGCCCGCATCGGGCGGGTCAAGCCACTGCTGCTGGTGGGCGTGGCGCTGATGACCGTAGCACTGGTGCTGATGACCACACTGACCATCGCGAGCAGCCCGATCACGATCAGCATCTACATGTTTGTGCTGTCGCTGGGCATGGGCATGATCATGCCGCTCACCACGCTCTCGGTGCAGGCCAGCGTATCGCCGCAGAGCATGGGCGTGGCGACCTCGGCTACGCAGTTCATCCGCTCGATCGGGGCGACCGTGGGCACGGCGCTGATCGGCACGCTGGTGACCAACGGCTACCGCGCCAACTTGGCCAGCCACGCGGCCCAGGGCACGCCCAGCGAGGCGCTGACCGCGCTGCACGCGCCCAACGCCCTGATCAACCAGCAGAAGCTGCAGGAGCTGACCCAGATCATGTCAGGCCTGCCCAACGGCGCGCAGCTCACCCAGGCGCTGCTGGGAACAGCCCGCCAGGTGTTGGCCGACGCCATCCGCTCGGGCTTCCTGCTGGCGCTCGGCGCGGGGCTGCTGGCCGTACTGGGCGCGCTGCTGATGACTAACCTGCACCTCGACGATGCCCACCGCAGCCCCGGCCCCGGCGCAGAGCACGCCCCGACCCCGCTGGCCGCAGCCGACTAGGCACACCGCACCAAGAAGAAAATAACAAAAGGGCAGCTGGGATCGATGTCCCAGCTGCCCTTTTTGTGCGTCCAGAGCCTCGCTCAGCGCCATCTACGCCTCCGCCCAATACAGCGCTGTTCGCACGATAAACCGGTGTGTAAGCGCTGGCGCAGAACGGCGCTCTAGAAGCCCTCAGCTCCTTAACCACGAACTACGTGAAGAGCCGATCGAGTGATTCGAGTCAACCTGGCCTGAGCGTGGCACTGAAGACAAAGGCCTACACCAGAGCCATAGAGAGCTGCCCATTGCCAGCAAAAAGCCAGCCGCACCCTTTTGGATACGGCTGGCTTTTGCTGGCGGGGAGGGTGGGATTCGAACCCACGTTGGTGTTACCCAAACTCGTTTTCGAGACGAGCACGTTCAACCACTCTGTCACCTCCCCGTATTCAATTGTCAAAGTTCGGCGGCTGCAACCTTTGCAGGCGCAACCGCCGACTTGTTTGGTGACCTCGGCGCGACTCGAACGCGCGACCTTTTCCTCCGCAGGGAAACGCTCTAATCCACTGAGCTACGAGGCCATATTTTCTATCGCCGTTTGTTTACCAGAACTCTCTCGACGTGCGTTATAATACCATACTCTCTAAAAAAAAGCAAATCGACCATTTTCAGCATCAGGAAGGGTTATATGGCATCTGCTACGTTTCCTCTTTCCACCAATATTAGGCGCATCTGCAGCAGTTTAGCATTACGTTTCCTCTTTCCACCAATATTAGGCGCATCTGCAGCAGTTTAGCATGCAGATGCGCCTCTGGAAGCTCTACTGATTCAGCTTCTGGCGGGCCTTGCCCTTCAGGCGCTCGGCTTCGCCCTCGGCCTCCAGCTGGGGATCATCGACCAAATCACCGACGGCGCTCTTAACCCCACCAGTAACCTGCTCGCCAACCCCACGGGCGTGATCGATAGCCTTGGCGGCCTCGTGGCGCGCCTTGCCCTCGGTCTCCTCAGCGCGGCCCTCGGCCTCCAGCTCGGCATCGTTGGTGACATGCCCAATGCCCTGCTTCA
This window encodes:
- a CDS encoding peptidase T, whose protein sequence is MTISLIVHGGAWEIPDAEVAEHREGVERGIAAGWAVLEAGGSALDAVEAAVRVLEDAPIFDAGTGSVLNSDGNIEMDAAIMDGQTLRSGGVAAISRIKNPISLARHVLDSDVVLLVGQGAERFAEGVGIPRCQAEELIVERERIRWAKIKASGARTQDAFMGQPHDTVGAVALDQHGNIAAATSTGGTPNKMPGRVGDSPLIGAGLYADNQTGGGSSTGWGESIIKVLLAKTATDAIDRFGDPMIAARHAVDLLHRRVGGYGGIILLGSDGTPGLAFNTPRMAYGYRVQGGETVVGIDPVV
- a CDS encoding peptidylprolyl isomerase; this translates as MEIDPAKTYRATIATTRGNIVLDLYPEHAPKTVNNFVFLAKQGFYDGLKFHRVISNFMIQGGDPTGTGTGGPGYKFEDETRNNPLKHETGVISMANAGANTNGSQFFITHSPQPHLNGKHTVFGKVIQGQEVVDSIRQNDVMNTVTIVEL
- a CDS encoding cytochrome c, translating into MPAARRPLVILLIGVGLLAVAGVVAMLLLVPPKGGGSGDPLVDRGESIYRVRCMSCHATTTASGIGPGLAGLYQPGGPVLPSGVDYGGKLPNGEPITDEALGAFIRQGGSFQIGTMVGVPITDEELRALIAYMRTLEK
- a CDS encoding TetR/AcrR family transcriptional regulator, whose product is MIDAENEPAMIEHNDVYAPERRERCDAAENRLQILAAARALFAQQGVEHTTMHEIARAAKVGQGTLYRRFAHKGLLCEALLASDIDCFLARLDALRALSSPDVSVLDKIDRLLADLIAMTDSHIPMLAVMQHEACKPNRPDFCHTPLYQQMHAHLAGLLRQAAQQGALRRLDADFTAHAIIATLTPTFFALQRFDLGQSQAQIAAKIRAVFIEPLRP
- a CDS encoding MFS transporter, producing the protein MPRSLTSGQVSIIFKEVDICPFHYLTRKLYYVNGSIPRMNQPELSMRAKILGMAGLALVLFLVSLDQTVVGTAMPRIIADLNGFELYAWVTTAYLLTETAVIPIVGKLGDIYGRKWITIAGVAGFLISSALCGMASSMEWLVVCRGIQGISGGAIFGTVFTLTADIFPNLKDRARYQGILFAVFSLSSVVGPVVGGWLTDALNWRWVFYINLPLGILAMFVLPIVLPQSHRQPNAKIDYWGALTITVAVVALLTALETAGAGESWGSPLVLGGLIVALAAFAIFVPIERRAAEPIIPFDLFRNRTITSSTIVQFMMGIVMFGVALYAPLFVQGIMGLSASASGMVMMPMAITMPISGIITGQLVARIGRVKPLLLVGVALMTVALVLMTTLTIASSPITISIYMFVLSLGMGMIMPLTTLSVQASVSPQSMGVATSATQFIRSIGATVGTALIGTLVTNGYRANLASHAAQGTPSEALTALHAPNALINQQKLQELTQIMSGLPNGAQLTQALLGTARQVLADAIRSGFLLALGAGLLAVLGALLMTNLHLDDAHRSPGPGAEHAPTPLAAAD
- a CDS encoding CsbD family protein; its protein translation is MSNEEKIKGKAEELKGKLKQGIGHVTNDAELEAEGRAEETEGKARHEAAKAIDHARGVGEQVTGGVKSAVGDLVDDPQLEAEGEAERLKGKARQKLNQ